Proteins found in one Terriglobales bacterium genomic segment:
- a CDS encoding LON peptidase substrate-binding domain-containing protein: MANLVPIFPLPLVLFPTIPLPLHIFEPRYKEMIAECLEQHAVFGIIHAKQEEMAEIGCTAKILDVIKRYDDGKLDILTQGLRRFEILRVNEERSFLRAEVSYFDDEDNDAGGDARKQLLHLHKQLLALSGEQNPEIPSEDSPALAFEVAARVPLDLEFKQSLLGIRSEAERVSTLIAYYEALIPKVSRALHIRTKAGSNGHAH, encoded by the coding sequence GTGGCGAATCTGGTCCCCATTTTCCCGCTGCCTCTGGTTCTGTTCCCCACCATACCTCTGCCTCTGCATATCTTCGAACCGCGTTACAAAGAGATGATCGCCGAATGCCTTGAGCAACATGCGGTCTTTGGCATCATCCATGCAAAACAGGAGGAGATGGCCGAAATCGGCTGCACCGCCAAGATCCTGGACGTCATAAAACGATATGACGATGGCAAACTCGATATCCTTACCCAGGGCCTGCGTCGCTTTGAGATCCTGCGCGTCAATGAAGAGCGTTCATTCTTGCGCGCCGAGGTGAGCTATTTCGATGATGAAGATAACGACGCCGGCGGCGACGCCCGCAAGCAGCTTCTGCATCTCCACAAACAGCTTCTGGCCCTGAGCGGAGAACAGAATCCTGAAATACCCTCCGAAGATTCTCCCGCGCTCGCTTTCGAAGTGGCCGCGCGCGTCCCGCTCGACCTGGAATTTAAACAATCGCTTCTGGGAATCCGCTCCGAGGCCGAGCGGGTCTCAACTCTCATTGCTTATTACGAGGCCCTGATCCCCAAAGTCAGCCGTGCCCTCCATATCCGCACCAAAGCCGGCAGTAACGGCCACGCACATTAG
- the hisI gene encoding phosphoribosyl-AMP cyclohydrolase: MEIDFEKMQGLAPAIVQDAANGEVLMLGFMNREALQATLNSGYVTFYSRTRQKLWMKGETSGNRLRLISASTDCDNDSVLVRVNVEGDGLVCHEGTRSCFTKPLATGTNGAAAITDAKPVTGVKA, from the coding sequence ATGGAAATTGATTTCGAAAAAATGCAAGGATTGGCCCCTGCCATTGTGCAGGACGCAGCCAACGGCGAGGTGCTGATGCTGGGCTTCATGAATCGCGAGGCCCTGCAGGCAACCTTGAATTCCGGTTACGTCACGTTCTACAGCCGTACCCGGCAAAAATTATGGATGAAGGGCGAGACCTCGGGCAACCGCCTGCGGCTTATCAGCGCATCCACCGATTGCGATAATGATTCCGTCCTGGTGCGGGTCAACGTGGAAGGCGATGGCCTGGTTTGCCACGAAGGCACCCGCTCCTGCTTTACCAAACCGCTGGCCACCGGCACAAACGGAGCGGCTGCAATTACGGACGCCAAACCAGTCACAGGAGTGAAAGCATGA
- the hisD gene encoding histidinol dehydrogenase, with protein MQIVQGRALNQEVERVMERRHALAQNVDRKVRAMIEDVRRRSDSALRKYAERWDGLKKQGSFKVPEKELKRALSSVNPEFRSALEKAAANIRQFCKWQKPVEFFRNIQPGIKVGQIIRPLEAVGCYVPGGRYPLPSSLLMTVIPAQVAGVKRVVVASPKPASETLAAAALLGVQEFYRIGGAQAIAALAYGTESIKKVNKIVGPGNIFVTTAKKLVSFDCSIDFLAGPTEAVVVSDKGKPKFIASDLVAQAEHDPDALGIFITSSSALAQKVQREIEIMVADNPTASQSLKDYGVIFVTSSRRESLQIANRLAPEHISISQEDLPMIQNSGSVFVGDYSAQTLGDYIAGPNHVLPTSGSAAYRGGLSVCDFLKVISVQQVSRNGLRAVASKAITLAKAEGLAAHANSVAVRCAGA; from the coding sequence ATGCAGATCGTTCAAGGGCGGGCACTGAATCAGGAGGTGGAGCGCGTAATGGAGCGCCGGCATGCGCTTGCACAAAATGTGGACCGCAAAGTGCGCGCCATGATTGAAGATGTGCGCCGTCGGAGCGACTCTGCGCTTCGCAAGTACGCCGAGCGCTGGGACGGTTTAAAGAAACAGGGTTCCTTCAAAGTTCCCGAAAAGGAGCTGAAGCGGGCACTGAGCTCGGTTAATCCTGAATTTCGCAGCGCTCTGGAAAAAGCGGCGGCAAACATTCGCCAGTTCTGCAAGTGGCAGAAGCCGGTGGAGTTTTTCCGCAACATTCAGCCAGGAATTAAAGTTGGGCAGATTATCCGCCCGCTTGAAGCGGTCGGGTGCTACGTTCCCGGAGGGCGATATCCGCTGCCGTCGTCGCTGCTCATGACGGTGATTCCTGCTCAGGTAGCAGGAGTGAAGCGGGTTGTGGTGGCTTCTCCTAAACCAGCATCTGAAACTTTGGCTGCGGCTGCGCTGCTCGGCGTGCAAGAGTTTTACCGGATTGGCGGAGCGCAGGCCATTGCTGCATTGGCTTACGGCACGGAATCCATCAAGAAGGTCAACAAGATTGTTGGTCCGGGAAACATCTTCGTCACCACCGCAAAAAAACTCGTGTCCTTCGATTGCTCCATTGATTTTCTTGCCGGACCAACAGAGGCAGTCGTAGTCAGCGACAAGGGAAAGCCGAAGTTCATCGCCTCTGACCTTGTGGCCCAGGCTGAGCATGATCCCGATGCGCTGGGCATTTTTATTACGTCGTCTTCGGCTTTGGCGCAAAAGGTGCAACGTGAAATTGAAATTATGGTTGCTGACAATCCCACCGCATCGCAATCTTTAAAGGACTATGGCGTAATTTTTGTGACCTCATCGCGGCGTGAGTCGCTGCAGATTGCCAATCGGCTGGCCCCAGAACACATCAGCATTTCACAAGAAGACCTCCCTATGATTCAAAATTCCGGATCAGTCTTTGTCGGAGACTATTCTGCACAAACCCTAGGCGACTATATTGCAGGGCCTAATCATGTTCTGCCTACATCCGGCTCGGCAGCCTATCGGGGCGGATTGAGTGTCTGTGATTTCCTGAAAGTCATCAGCGTGCAGCAAGTCTCCCGAAACGGTCTGCGTGCGGTTGCTTCCAAAGCCATCACTCTGGCCAAGGCGGAAGGACTCGCCGCGCACGCCAACTCTGTGGCTGTGAGGTGCGCCGGTGCCTAG
- a CDS encoding SDR family NAD(P)-dependent oxidoreductase, protein MRLIGKVVVVTGASTGIGEAIARKFVEEGASVVLSSRDHSRAEAARERVGYYERTLAVACDIRQREQIVQLLQATLEHFGHVDVWVNNAGHGLQDSVAQMDMQQCRQMFDTNLFGAIEGMQVAIPVMQKQGTGTIINISSIAGHIAVPYMAAYSATKHALNAIGKAARVELMGKGVHVMTVCPGYIATDFAANAVKGKERQRLNRAGEGISTERVANAVFRGYLKRKREIVVPWRDRIVIFLYRTLPGVVDSAMKRRLRPADEVTAEAEAGKSGP, encoded by the coding sequence ATGAGACTCATTGGAAAAGTTGTAGTGGTTACCGGCGCTTCTACCGGGATTGGCGAAGCCATTGCCCGCAAATTTGTCGAGGAGGGCGCCAGCGTGGTGCTCTCTTCACGCGATCACAGCCGGGCTGAAGCTGCGCGAGAGAGAGTCGGTTATTACGAGCGCACGCTGGCCGTGGCCTGCGACATCCGCCAGCGCGAGCAGATCGTGCAACTGCTGCAGGCAACACTCGAACATTTTGGGCATGTGGATGTGTGGGTGAACAATGCCGGTCATGGCCTGCAGGATTCGGTTGCACAAATGGACATGCAGCAGTGCCGGCAGATGTTCGATACGAATTTGTTCGGCGCTATTGAAGGGATGCAGGTGGCCATTCCGGTCATGCAGAAGCAAGGAACGGGGACCATCATCAATATTTCCAGCATCGCCGGACATATTGCGGTGCCTTACATGGCGGCCTACAGCGCGACCAAGCACGCGCTCAATGCCATCGGGAAAGCTGCACGCGTGGAGCTGATGGGAAAGGGAGTGCACGTGATGACGGTTTGTCCGGGATACATCGCTACCGACTTTGCCGCCAATGCGGTGAAGGGGAAAGAGCGGCAGCGGCTGAACCGGGCAGGAGAGGGCATCAGCACCGAGCGCGTGGCTAACGCGGTATTCAGAGGATATTTAAAGCGCAAGCGCGAAATCGTTGTCCCGTGGCGGGATCGCATTGTGATCTTTCTCTACAGAACTTTGCCGGGCGTGGTTGATTCGGCGATGAAACGAAGGCTGCGGCCGGCGGATGAGGTGACGGCGGAAGCTGAGGCGGGAAAGAGCGGACCGTAA
- the hisG gene encoding ATP phosphoribosyltransferase, translating into MKLRLGIPKGSLQEGTIQLFAKAGFNIYNNGRSYFPTSDDPELECMLIRAQEMARYVEHGVLDAGLTGHDWIIESNLEVVSVADLIYAKQSRGKVRWVLAVPEDSAYKSAEDLKNCTIATELVNVTKQYFEKKNVPVRVEFSWGATEVKPPVLADAIVEVTETGSSLRANKLRIIETVLESNTKLIANKNAWQETAKRKKIENIALMLCGALAAQGRVGLMLNVMKRDLDGVLAVLPALKRPTISPLSDPDWVAVNTILEETVVREAIPKLKEAKAQGIVEYPLNKVVM; encoded by the coding sequence ATGAAGCTCCGTCTAGGAATTCCCAAAGGCAGCTTGCAAGAGGGCACGATACAACTCTTTGCCAAAGCTGGATTCAATATCTACAACAACGGCCGTTCGTATTTCCCCACCAGTGACGATCCCGAATTGGAATGCATGCTGATCCGCGCGCAAGAGATGGCGCGCTACGTTGAGCATGGTGTGCTCGATGCCGGCCTTACCGGCCATGACTGGATCATCGAGAGCAACCTGGAAGTTGTTTCCGTGGCGGACCTCATCTACGCCAAACAAAGCCGTGGCAAGGTGCGCTGGGTGCTGGCTGTGCCCGAGGATTCGGCGTACAAATCGGCGGAAGACTTGAAAAATTGCACCATCGCTACGGAATTGGTCAACGTGACCAAGCAGTATTTTGAAAAGAAAAATGTTCCGGTGCGGGTGGAGTTCTCATGGGGGGCGACGGAAGTAAAGCCGCCGGTTCTGGCGGACGCAATTGTAGAAGTTACCGAGACTGGAAGCTCTCTGCGCGCCAACAAACTGCGCATCATCGAGACCGTGCTGGAATCGAACACAAAATTGATTGCTAACAAGAACGCCTGGCAGGAGACCGCCAAGCGCAAAAAGATCGAGAACATTGCGCTGATGCTTTGCGGCGCGCTTGCCGCCCAGGGGCGCGTGGGATTGATGTTGAACGTGATGAAGCGCGACCTTGACGGTGTTTTGGCTGTGCTGCCGGCGTTGAAGCGTCCGACGATTTCGCCTTTGAGCGATCCCGATTGGGTGGCGGTCAATACCATTCTGGAAGAGACCGTGGTGCGCGAGGCGATTCCCAAGCTCAAGGAAGCCAAGGCACAGGGCATTGTTGAATATCCGCTCAACAAGGTGGTGATGTAA
- a CDS encoding alpha/beta fold hydrolase, with translation MKTRRFSSCFLILFLLTLAAAKQPPAPRVVDLTAADGTALKATYFAAGKPGPGVLLLHQCNRQRKVWDGLAGQLAAAGINVLTLDYRGFGESGGDRFDKLTPQQAAQMVTEKWLGDIDKAFQYLVSQPGVKHDVIGVGGASCGVNNSIQTARRHPEVKSLVLLSGNTDVGGRQFLRNSAKLPVFFSVADDDEFPPTVPAIQWLYTLTANPGKKFVHYSTGGHGADMFPVHPELPGIITDWYVTTLIKTPGSAPVTKDAPAIPQEEMHTLDLIDQPGGAGKVAQMLEEARQHDPKATLFPEAIVNFMGYEHIQAGDIKGAVEIMKLNATVYPNSPNVYDSLADAYLADGQNDRARESAKKVIELLPSDAADPEQRRNAIKASAEQKLKQLESAPQ, from the coding sequence ATGAAAACCCGCCGATTCAGTTCTTGCTTCCTTATCCTCTTTTTGCTGACATTGGCTGCCGCCAAGCAGCCACCGGCTCCGCGCGTGGTTGATCTAACCGCCGCCGACGGCACTGCGCTCAAGGCAACGTATTTCGCCGCCGGCAAGCCCGGTCCCGGGGTCCTGTTGCTGCATCAATGCAACCGCCAGCGCAAGGTCTGGGATGGCCTCGCAGGACAGCTCGCGGCGGCGGGAATCAATGTGCTCACCCTGGATTACAGGGGCTTTGGTGAGAGCGGAGGTGACCGATTCGACAAATTGACTCCACAACAAGCGGCGCAGATGGTGACCGAGAAGTGGCTGGGCGATATAGACAAGGCTTTTCAGTATCTGGTGTCGCAGCCGGGTGTGAAGCATGACGTGATCGGCGTGGGTGGAGCGAGTTGCGGAGTTAACAATTCCATTCAGACGGCGCGCCGCCATCCGGAGGTAAAGTCACTGGTGCTCCTCTCTGGCAATACAGACGTTGGTGGCCGCCAATTCCTGCGCAACTCGGCAAAGCTGCCGGTTTTCTTCTCGGTCGCTGACGACGATGAATTTCCTCCTACTGTGCCGGCGATTCAGTGGCTCTACACCCTCACTGCAAACCCTGGCAAAAAGTTTGTTCATTACTCGACGGGTGGCCATGGAGCAGATATGTTCCCCGTCCATCCGGAGTTGCCGGGGATAATCACGGATTGGTACGTGACTACGCTGATTAAGACGCCAGGGAGCGCTCCGGTTACCAAAGACGCTCCGGCGATTCCCCAGGAGGAGATGCATACCCTGGACTTGATTGATCAGCCTGGCGGTGCGGGCAAAGTTGCACAGATGCTGGAGGAAGCCCGCCAGCACGATCCTAAAGCTACTTTGTTTCCTGAAGCCATCGTCAACTTCATGGGTTATGAGCATATCCAAGCCGGCGATATCAAAGGAGCAGTCGAGATCATGAAGCTCAACGCCACGGTCTATCCGAACTCGCCCAATGTTTATGACAGCCTGGCTGATGCCTATTTGGCAGACGGCCAGAACGATCGGGCGCGGGAAAGTGCAAAGAAGGTCATAGAGCTTCTGCCGTCAGACGCTGCTGATCCCGAGCAGCGTCGCAATGCCATCAAGGCCAGCGCCGAGCAGAAATTGAAGCAACTGGAGAGCGCACCGCAATAA